The genomic stretch TGCAAATCTAGCGATTAAACCGAACTTGTTAACTATTGATGGTTTATTTACGATTTTTAAGTAAGGTACTAAAATTCCCATTACGCTTTTAGGTAAAACTTCAACTTCCAAGTTTTTTTCAACAGCTTCAGATTGAGAAGCCATTTCTTTATAGCCTAAAAGCGCATATGCTACGCTAAGGTTTTTAAATGCAGTTTCAACTTTTTCTTCAAATAATCTTTTTTTAGCGCTAAGCTCTTCTAGATTTGCTCTAAGCTCGTTAGCTAACTCATCTCTTTTTAATTCAAGAAGTCTATAACCTTCTTCAATAAAGCTTACTCTTTTTTTAAGTTGAAGAAGGAAGCCTCGTGTAGGTTTAACTCCAGCTCCTAAAGTTGCGGGCATTAAGCTAAACGCTCCAATTAAGCAGCTTTATATTTTGGATGATACTTCTTTATATGCTCCTCTTTAACTCTAATCAATTCATCTTCTGGAAGCATTGAAAGCAGATCCCAAGCTATTTCAAGCGTTCTTTCTAAGGGTCTATTCTCGTAAACTCCTTGGTTAACAAATCGTCTTTCAAATTCTTCTGCGAACCTTAAGTAGTTGCGTTCTCTCTCGCTTAAACCAACTTCTCCAATAATTCTAACTAATCCTCTAGCTTTCACGCCTTCAGCATAAGCCATATACAATTGATTTGAAGCACCTAGATGATCTTCTCTTGTTCTCCCTGGGCCTATACCATCTTTCATAAGTCTTGAAAGCGATGGAAGAACATTTATAGGTGGATATACGCCTCTAAGATATAGATCTTTATCAAGAATTAATTGACCTTCAGTTATATAACCGCTTAAATCTGGAATTGGGTGAGTTATATCGCCTCCAGGCATGGTTAATATAGGCATTAAAGTAACTGAACCTTTTTTCCCTTTTATTTTCCCAGCTCTTTCATAAATTGTTGCTAAATCAGTATATAAATAACCTGGGTAACCTTTTCTAGTTGGGACTTCTTCTCTAGCTACAGATATAGATCTTAAAGCTTCACCATAATTAGTCATATCTGTTAAAATTGTAAGAACATGCATATCAAGATCAAAAGCTAAATATTCAGCTATTGTTTGAGCAATTCTAGGAGCGACAATTCTTTCAATAATTGGGTCATCAGCTAAATTAAGGATCATAACAGAATTTTCTAAAGCTCCTGTTTTCTCAAATTCTCTTCTAAAAAACTCGTATTCCTCATGCTTTATACCCATAGCGCAGAAAACTACCGCAAACTCTTCTTCTTTGCCAGGAATTGTTGCTTGCCTAGCTACTTGAGCTGCAGCAATATTATGGGGTAAACCAGCTTCAGAAAAGAATGGTAGCTTTTGACCTCTAACAAGAGAATTCATTCCATCTATAGCTGAAATCCCTGTTTGAATAAACTCGCTTGGAGGCTCTCTAGCAGCTGGGTTAATAACTGAACCAAAAATTTCTCTCCGCTCCTTACCTATGGGTTCAGGTAAATGATCTAAAGGTTTAAAGCTTCCGCTGAAAACTCTTCCTATAAGATCATCTGATAAAGGAATTTTTATAACTTCCCCAGTGAATCTAACTGAAGCTTTAAGCTCTAAACCCTCAGTTGCACCGAAAACTTGAACAACAGCTTTATCGCTGAATGTATCTAAAACTGTTCCAATCATTTCTGAGCCATCAGGAAGCTTTACTTCTACAAGCTCGTTATAAGCAGCTCCTTTAACACCTTCAACACCAAGCAATGGTCCTTTAATCTCAGTTGTGGATCTATAAATAAGCCCAGCTTTCTCAACCATATTTATTTCCCCCTTAAGCTGTAATTAACCCATATTCCTCACTAATCTTTTTAATTTCAGATTGAGCCTCTATTTTTACTTTATCTATATTTTCAACGCCTTTTCTTTCCTTTAACCGCATAACCTCAACTATTAATGGTAAACCTCTTATCTTTTCTACTGGAACACCAGCTCTAACTAATGGCTCAAGCATATCATAAAATTCAATTAAGAATCTAAGCATTTTAGCTTGCTTTTCAGGCTCACAATAAGTATCAACTTCATGATAAGCTTGTTGAACTAAAAAGCCTTCTCTTATAATTTCAGAAATAAACAGGATTAAGCGTTGCTCTTCAGGTAAAGCTTTCTCTCCAATAATTCTAGCGGTTTCCTCTATTTTAGATGCTTCTTCAAGCAGTGATAAAGCTCTATCCCTAAAGTAAAGCCATTCAGGATCATATTTAGACCAGAAATCTTTTAATAAATCTGTGTAACGGCTAAAGCTTAAAAGCCAGTTAATAGCTGGGAAGTGCCTTCTAAAAGCTAACTCTGTATCTAAAGCCCAAAGGGTGCCAACGAATCTTAAAGTTAAAGATGTGACAGGTTCGCTGAAGTCTCCACCAGGAGGAGATACAGCGCCCATAATTGTTACTGAGCCTACTCGTTCTTCGCTACCTAACGTAATTACTCTTCCGCTTCTTTCATAAAATTCCGCTATTCTTTCAGCTAAGTAAGCTGGGTAACCGCCTTCAGCTGGAATTTCTTCAAGTCTACCGGAAATATCTCTAAGCGCTTCAGCCCATCTTGATGTTGAATCAGCCATTATTGCTACATCATAGCCTTGATCTCTATAATATTCAGCTATTGTAAGACCCATATAAATGCTTGCTTCTCTAGCTGAAACAGGAAGGTTGCTAACATTAGCTATAAAAATAGATCTTTCTATAAGCTTTTTTCCAGTTCTAGGATCTTCAAGCATAGGAAAATGAGTTATAACATCAGCCATCTCGTTTCCTCTTTCACCGCAACCTATATAAACTATTATATGCGCATCAGACCATTTAGCTAATTGATGAAGTGTAACTGTTTTTCCAGTTCCAAATCCCCCAGGAATAGCTGCTGTTCCACCTTTAGCTACAGGGAAAAACGAGTCGACAACTCTTTGTCCAGTAATTAAGGGTTCAACAGATGGGAGCCTAGCTTTATAAGGTCTAGGAACTCTTACAGGCCATAATTGCATAAGCTTTACTCCAATTTCTCCTCCTTCAGAAAGCTTTATTAAAGCTACATCGTCTTCAACAGTAAATTCCCCTTCCTTAATCTCAGCTATCGTTCCTTTTAATCCGATTGGAACGAGAATTCTATGCTCTATAACGCTTGTTTCTTGGGTGACGCCTATTATATCTCCTTCAACTACTTTATCGCCTTTCTTAACTTTCGGCGTGAAAAACCATTTCTTTTTTCTATCTAGAGGATTTAACTTTACGCCTTTCTTCATGAATGGACCAGTAAGCTGCCACATCGCCATTTCAGAGAACTCTAATCCATCAAATATTCCACCAATTAATCCTGGTCCCAACTCAGCTGATAAAGGTCTACCAGTTGATACAACTGGTTCTCCAGGTTTAAGACCGCTTGTATCTTCATAGCATTGTAAAGCTACATCTCCACCAAATATTCTTACAACTTCTCCAATAAGCTTTAATTCTCCTATATGAACTACGTCACCAATTTTTGCTTCATAAAGGCCTTCAGCCACAACTAAAGAACCATTCACTCGTTTAACTTTACCTTTAACACTCAAATTTAAACACCTCAAAATTAACCAAATAAAATTTCAGCTATTTTACCTCTTAATGTTTCTTTTAATTTAAGCAATCTTCCTTCAAGAAGGTTATAAAAAATCTTTGTTTTATCTTTATTGGAAACTATAACGCCGCCTAAGCAATTGCAAGGGTTATTTTCAATTTTTAATTTAACTTCAAACCCTAAAGATTCTTTAAGCTTTTCTTCAATTTCCTTTAAACGAGTAGTAAAGTAAGCTAGAGTTTGCTTATTTGAAGTTACGCTTAACTCTTTTTCTTCAATTTTTAAGGCTGCTTCTTTAAGAAGTTTAAACGCTAAATCCTCATATCTATACTCTTTATCTTTCCCACTAGCTATCTGTTTTAATCTTTCTTCAACAATATTAAAGACTTTAGATATAGCGTTATCTTTAGCTTGAAGAATCATTTTTCGCCCCTCAAGTTGAGCTGCACCTAAAATTCTTTTTCGCATAACAGAAATCTCAGGTTTAATTGATTTAGCTAAAATTTCTTCAGCTTTCTTTTCAGCTGAATTAATGATTTCTTCAGCTTTCTTTTTAGCTTCAGAAATTATTTTTTCAGCTTCCTCACGGCTTCTTTTTAAAATTTCAGATTTAATAACTTCTAAGGCTTCACTCAACTTTAAGAACCTCCTTTAAAACTAAATCAACAGCTTCTTGAATTCGTTTTTCATTAATTAACTTGATTTTTTCAGCTTCAGCCTCATGCTTTCTTCGAATTTCTTCAGCTTCAGCTTCAGCTTTCTTTTCTTCTTCTTTTATCCTAGCTTCAATAAGCTCTCTTTTAGTTACTTTGCTTAAAATTTCTTCAGCTTTCTTTTTAGCTTCAGAAATTATTTTTTCAGCTTCAATTTTAGCTTCTTCAATAAGTTTTATAGCTTTTCTCTCCTCTTCAATTAACTCCTCTAAACTCATTAAGCTTCAACCTCTAACCCTTTATTTTCCATAATGAAGTTATATAATTTTATAACTTTAATTCTGCTCCTACAGCTAAACTTATACTCTTCTTTAACTCATCAATTCTTTTACCTTTAATTCTAGTATAATCTGGTATAAATGCGAATATAGGAGTAATTTTCCCCTCTTTAATAAGCTTAAATCTAAGCTCTCGAGTTTTCTCAACAAATCTTTCAGGTAAAATTATAACAGCGTATTGAGCGTTTTCAATAAGATTTTTTAAAGTTTGGTTAAGAGCCTCCTCATTTTCAACCTCAAAGCCTTCAACGCCAACTAGCGTAAAACCAGAAATAAAAATTGAGTCTCCTACTGCTGCCACCTTCAATTTTAATCAACTCTATTTAAATTCTTAAGAATCATTTTTAAGCTTTTCGAAAGAAAATTATATAGGCTTTTATTAAAAAGTGTGAATTTCTCCAACCTCTTTATAGCCTTCTTCTTCAAGTTGCAATGTTGAATGCGTTATTCCATATTTGCTTTTTAAAATCCGCTTAACTTTATTTAACGTAACATTTAAATCTTTAATAGCATAAGGTTTAACCGTTAAATGAGCGCTTAAATAATGGATATAAGAAGTTATACTCCATACATGAATATCATGAACATCTACAACTCCATCTATACTCCTTAATGTTTCTTTTAATTCAGCTACATCTATATGCTTAGGGACTCCTTCTAAAAGGATGTGAAGAACTTCGTAAAGCATTCTTCCAGCTCCATAAATTATTATTAAACCTATCGTTAATCCAATTATCGAGTCGATAAATTGCCATCCTGTAAAAAATATTATTAAAGCTCCGGTTATAACTCCAATAGATGAGAAAGCGTCGCCTAACACATGAAGAAAAGCTGCTTTAACATTTAAATTTAACGAATGCTTAGAAAGAATGATTGCGGAAATTAAATTAGCAATCAACCCTATAATCGCTATAATCAGCATTTCTAAGCTTTTCACTTTAACACCATGCATTAACCTATTAAAAGCTTCATAGAAAATAAAGATCGTTACTAAACCAAGCATTAAACCGTTAGCTAATGCTGATAAAACTTCAACTCTATAATAACCATAGGTTTTATCTTTTGTTGGAGGTTTTAAAGCAACTCTTCCAGCTGTAAAACATAAAAGTAAAGCGGTAAGATCTGAAAGCATATGCCAAGCATCACTTAATAAAGCTAAACTGTTAGATATTAATCCGCCAATTACTTCAATAATCATTACTCCTCCAGTAGCAATAATTACAGCAATCAAGCTTTTTTGTTCAGTTTCTCTATTACATTTCAACTCTTCTCCCTTAAAAGAATTAAAGCTTTCCAGGTTATTTACCCTTATTATTTTAATTTAAGAAAAAAGTTAGATTATTAGAAAAAACTTCGTTTTAAACGCGTTATATGAACAGAGCAAGAAATGCATGGGTCATAAGCTCTAACAAGCGTTTCGCATTTTAAAGTTGCTTCTTCTAAAGGTAAACCATGAATTTGCATTGCATAAGCTTTTAAATCTTCATCAATATTTTTAGCATTATGAGCAGTGGGTGTTACTATATCAGCTTTTTTAACCACACCTTTATCATCAAGTTCATAACAATGATAAAGAATTCCTCTAGGCGCCTCAACTATAGCGCATCCAACTCCAGCTTTAGGTTTAACATCTCCTTCAGCAACAACTTCATTTTTTAATGGTATTAATTCATCAATAAGTATTAAAGAGTATTCTATGCAATTTAAAAGTTCTATGGCTCTAGCCATAAGTGCTTTAAACGGTTGATAAATTATTGGTTTAAATCCTATTTTTTCAGCTGCAGCTTTGGCTTTATCTGATAAAACATTAAAGTTTAAATTTAATCTAGATAATGGCCCAACCATAAATGAGCCTCTTCCAACAACAATAGAATGCTTGGCCCAAGAGTAATCCGCTTGAAGCTCTTTTATACACTTTCTATAATCTTGCTCATTAACATTTAAGCCTTCCGTTGAAGAAAGCACACCATCATTTATAGGGTACATATCCTTCCTTGTTAAAGCTATTTGTTCACATTTCCTTTCAAAATCTGGCATATTTACGCTAGCGAAAAATTCTACTGTTTCTTCACCATCTTTTAAAGCGTTTTTTAATCTTTTCTTTAAGTTTTCAAGAGTTGTTTTTGATGGTAAATCTGTAAATCCACCAACAACAGCTGAAACAGGATGAATAGCTTTTCCTCCAATAGCTTCAGTAAGATCGTTTCCAAGCTTTTTAAGCATTAAACCTTTTTTAACAAGATGCGAATGTGTTTCAACCATTGAGATAGCGCTTTCATGGTTAAGGTAGTCTGGTGCTGCTAACAAATAAAGGTTTAACGCATGGCTTTGTAAATGATTAGCGAAGTTCATAAGCATTCTTAATTTTCTTGTTTGCTCGCTTACTTCAAGTTTTAAAGCATTTTCTATAGCGCGTAAAGCGCATATTTGATGAGGAACAGGGCATATGCCGCATATTCTAGAAGTTAACTCATGAACCTCGTTATATTTCCTTCCAATTAAGAAAGCCTCGAAAAATTTAGGCGGTTCAAATATCCCAAAGCGAGCCTCCTCCACAGCATTATCTACAATTTTTATTTTAATTTCTCCTTGTCCTTCAACCCTAGATATATATCCTACTTCAATATTTTTTTCAATACTCATAACTTTTATTCGCCTCCTCAAACAAAGCAGAAGTAAGTCCTGAATATTTCCTAAATTTTCTAGCTATATCATCCTTTGATAAACCACATTTATTTAGAAAGGTTTCAGCTAGCGATTTAGCGTTAGCATCACTCATAGGTCCATAGCAGCCTTCACATATTCTGTTTAAAGATGGGCATAATGCACCGCATCCAGCTGCTGTAACTGGACCCATGCAAGGTCTTCCTTCAAAAGTAAGCAAGCAAACGTTTTCTTTAAGTTTGCATTCAATGCATACTGGATGAATTCTAAGAAATGGTTTTCTTTGAATTAAAGCGCTTTTAACAACTTCTAAAATAAGGTTTTTATGTGGGGGGCAACCTCTTAACTCAATATCAACTTTAACAAATTCTTTTAATGGAATTATTCTTTGGAAAGATTCTTTTTTAGAGTGGATTGCCGAAAAATCTTCGTAAACTTTAGCTGAAACAGCTGGTGGAACCCAATTTAAAATTGATGGAATGCATCCTGTGCATGCGCAATCTCCGAAAGCAATTAAAATTTTAGATTTCTCTCTTAATTCTCTTAATTCATTTAACTCTCTTGGTGTTGAGATCGAACCTTCAATAAAAGCTGCATCATATGGGCCTTCAAGGTTAACTCTTTTAGCCATAACAAAATATGAAATTTCTACATTTTTCAGCAAATCTAAAAGTTCATCTTCAAGCCTTAAAAACTCCATTTGACAGCCTGCGCATCCAGTCATTTTTACTACAGCTACCTTCAATTTTTCACTCAAATTCTTCACTCTCCATTTTTTAAATTGTTAAATCAGGTAAACCTTTTATTTCAGAATAAGCGAATACAGGGCCATCTTTGCACACATATTTTTTTCCTATTTGGCAGTGACCGCATTGAGCTATACCGCATTTCATTCTTCTTTCAAGAGAAACATATATTTGATCTTCAGAAAAACCTTTAGCAGTAAGCCCTTTAACCACGAAGCGCATCATTATTTCTGGGCCACAAGTCATAACTATAGCATCATCAGGAGTTGTTTCCATATCGTCAAAAAGAATTGGAACAACGCCTACTTTATAACTCCATTTAACGCCTTTAGGAACAGCATCAACTGTTAAGCTTAAAATAGAGTTTGGAATTTTTCTCCAATTTTCAAATTCGCTTGTAAATATCATGTCGCTTGGTGCTCTAGCTCCATAAAGAATCTCAAGCTTTCCATATTTGCTTCTATTTTTAGCTATATGCATAATAACAGGTTTTAATGGTGCAAGACCTATTCCACCAGCAATTAAGAGAACATCTTTTCCTTTAGCTTCGTCTAGAGGCCAACCTTCGCCATATGGTCCTCGCATATATAATTTATCGCCTTTCTTGCATGAATGAAGCTTTTGCGTGAAATTACCAACCTTTCTAATAGTGGTTTCGAAGGCTCCATTTTGGATTAAAGAGCTTAAAGAGAAAGCTGCTTCCCCAAACCCGAATATTGAAAGTAGTATAAATCTTCCTGGTTTAAATTCATCTTCAGAAATAGATGAGTTGTTTAAAAAAGCTAAAGTATAAGTATTTGTATCCTTGGTTTCAGGTTTAATTTTTTTAATTGTGCATTCACTCAATTCATATGGATCTTGCATTTTTTTCACCTATATTAGCTAAAATATTTTTTAAAGCGGTTACTTGTGATACATTTTTTTCTCCTTTAATTACAGCAGCAACTTCAGTTATATCTATTCCAACAGGGCATGTTTTTATGCATCGACCACATCCAACGCATTTTAATTCACCATTAAAAACATTATATTGAGATGCTCCACCCCAACCAAGGTTATGTCCCATAAACTGTCTAACTCTAGCAGCTCTATCTCTTCTAAAGTTTCCTCCTAAAGCTACTTCAGCAAACTCTAATAAAAAGCAAGCATCCCACTCTTTATATCGTGTTCCCCCATCTAAACTTAAGTTTAATTCATCTCTAACATCAAAGCAATAACATGTAGGGCATGAAAGAACGCATTGACCGCATGCTAAATCCACTTCACCAAGCAAACGCCATAACTCATGATTTAAATTTTTTTGAATTAAATCTGGAAGATTGCGCACATCTATTCTTCTTTTAAATTTTTGTTTAGTTAACTCTACAACTTTCTTTTTTCCCTCAAAATCTTTAGGTGAAGCTTCTTTACCTTTAGCTAGCTTAACCAATTTTTCTCCAGTTTCGCTTCCAGACTCAATTAAATACTCTTCATTAATTTTTGTTAATAGAAGATCATAGCCTTTGCTTGGTGTTGGCCCAGTGCCCATCGATTCGCAAAAACAAGTTTCACTAGGGTTATTGCAGGTTAAAGCTATAGTAATTAGGTTTCTTCTTCTTTTAACATATCTAGGACATGGAAACTTATCCATGAAAACTTTATCAAGCAAAAGGAAAGCGTTTAAATCGCATGCATGAATTCCGAAAATTACCTGTTTCTTTTTAAACTGCGGTTCTTCAGAAACTATTTCATTTTTAGTAAATCTTAATAGAGTTTCTTTTTGAGGTATAAGATATTTTTTTGGAGGTAAAATTGTTGTTGAATAATCTAAGGCTACTTCTCCGAAATCGTTTACTTCATTAAACTCGTAGAGTTGCTTCTTTTTTTTAGGTGCAATGATATTATATTCCTCTAAAAGCTTGTTAAAGAAAGTTGCAATATCGCTTTCCTTGTAAACTTTAGCTATCAAAAATGTTTTTTCCTCCTTTTTTCATGATAATGCGCTAATTTTTATTGCCTTTATATTTTAAGGTTTTCGGTTTATGCATATACTTGTATTTACTTCAGTTTATATCAAGCCTAATCGTTTTAACTGAAATTTAAATTTAACGTTGTTAATGAATTATCAATAGCATTGTTACAGGTGCTGGTAAACTTTCTCTACTCATTTACTATCTAAACGTTTAATAAATAGAAATCTTTTCCACGCCCTTAACGTTTAAAAGTTTTGGGATGAGGGCTCCAGGAATCTTCTTCT from Candidatus Bathyarchaeota archaeon encodes the following:
- a CDS encoding Ni/Fe hydrogenase subunit alpha, whose translation is MSIEKNIEVGYISRVEGQGEIKIKIVDNAVEEARFGIFEPPKFFEAFLIGRKYNEVHELTSRICGICPVPHQICALRAIENALKLEVSEQTRKLRMLMNFANHLQSHALNLYLLAAPDYLNHESAISMVETHSHLVKKGLMLKKLGNDLTEAIGGKAIHPVSAVVGGFTDLPSKTTLENLKKRLKNALKDGEETVEFFASVNMPDFERKCEQIALTRKDMYPINDGVLSSTEGLNVNEQDYRKCIKELQADYSWAKHSIVVGRGSFMVGPLSRLNLNFNVLSDKAKAAAEKIGFKPIIYQPFKALMARAIELLNCIEYSLILIDELIPLKNEVVAEGDVKPKAGVGCAIVEAPRGILYHCYELDDKGVVKKADIVTPTAHNAKNIDEDLKAYAMQIHGLPLEEATLKCETLVRAYDPCISCSVHITRLKRSFF
- a CDS encoding V-type ATP synthase subunit A produces the protein MRCLNLSVKGKVKRVNGSLVVAEGLYEAKIGDVVHIGELKLIGEVVRIFGGDVALQCYEDTSGLKPGEPVVSTGRPLSAELGPGLIGGIFDGLEFSEMAMWQLTGPFMKKGVKLNPLDRKKKWFFTPKVKKGDKVVEGDIIGVTQETSVIEHRILVPIGLKGTIAEIKEGEFTVEDDVALIKLSEGGEIGVKLMQLWPVRVPRPYKARLPSVEPLITGQRVVDSFFPVAKGGTAAIPGGFGTGKTVTLHQLAKWSDAHIIVYIGCGERGNEMADVITHFPMLEDPRTGKKLIERSIFIANVSNLPVSAREASIYMGLTIAEYYRDQGYDVAIMADSTSRWAEALRDISGRLEEIPAEGGYPAYLAERIAEFYERSGRVITLGSEERVGSVTIMGAVSPPGGDFSEPVTSLTLRFVGTLWALDTELAFRRHFPAINWLLSFSRYTDLLKDFWSKYDPEWLYFRDRALSLLEEASKIEETARIIGEKALPEEQRLILFISEIIREGFLVQQAYHEVDTYCEPEKQAKMLRFLIEFYDMLEPLVRAGVPVEKIRGLPLIVEVMRLKERKGVENIDKVKIEAQSEIKKISEEYGLITA
- a CDS encoding V-type ATP synthase subunit D is translated as MPATLGAGVKPTRGFLLQLKKRVSFIEEGYRLLELKRDELANELRANLEELSAKKRLFEEKVETAFKNLSVAYALLGYKEMASQSEAVEKNLEVEVLPKSVMGILVPYLKIVNKPSIVNKFGLIARFAAKQFNDLIEELLKVAELEARIERIAEDLEKTNRKVNALEKIVIPQYKLIIKQIEDRLDEDMLEEFIRTKFVRAIIAERKAYA
- a CDS encoding oxidoreductase; amino-acid sequence: MTGCAGCQMEFLRLEDELLDLLKNVEISYFVMAKRVNLEGPYDAAFIEGSISTPRELNELRELREKSKILIAFGDCACTGCIPSILNWVPPAVSAKVYEDFSAIHSKKESFQRIIPLKEFVKVDIELRGCPPHKNLILEVVKSALIQRKPFLRIHPVCIECKLKENVCLLTFEGRPCMGPVTAAGCGALCPSLNRICEGCYGPMSDANAKSLAETFLNKCGLSKDDIARKFRKYSGLTSALFEEANKSYEY
- a CDS encoding cation transporter; its protein translation is MKCNRETEQKSLIAVIIATGGVMIIEVIGGLISNSLALLSDAWHMLSDLTALLLCFTAGRVALKPPTKDKTYGYYRVEVLSALANGLMLGLVTIFIFYEAFNRLMHGVKVKSLEMLIIAIIGLIANLISAIILSKHSLNLNVKAAFLHVLGDAFSSIGVITGALIIFFTGWQFIDSIIGLTIGLIIIYGAGRMLYEVLHILLEGVPKHIDVAELKETLRSIDGVVDVHDIHVWSITSYIHYLSAHLTVKPYAIKDLNVTLNKVKRILKSKYGITHSTLQLEEEGYKEVGEIHTF
- a CDS encoding FAD/NAD(P)-binding protein, whose protein sequence is MQDPYELSECTIKKIKPETKDTNTYTLAFLNNSSISEDEFKPGRFILLSIFGFGEAAFSLSSLIQNGAFETTIRKVGNFTQKLHSCKKGDKLYMRGPYGEGWPLDEAKGKDVLLIAGGIGLAPLKPVIMHIAKNRSKYGKLEILYGARAPSDMIFTSEFENWRKIPNSILSLTVDAVPKGVKWSYKVGVVPILFDDMETTPDDAIVMTCGPEIMMRFVVKGLTAKGFSEDQIYVSLERRMKCGIAQCGHCQIGKKYVCKDGPVFAYSEIKGLPDLTI
- a CDS encoding V-type ATP synthase subunit B, whose product is MVEKAGLIYRSTTEIKGPLLGVEGVKGAAYNELVEVKLPDGSEMIGTVLDTFSDKAVVQVFGATEGLELKASVRFTGEVIKIPLSDDLIGRVFSGSFKPLDHLPEPIGKERREIFGSVINPAAREPPSEFIQTGISAIDGMNSLVRGQKLPFFSEAGLPHNIAAAQVARQATIPGKEEEFAVVFCAMGIKHEEYEFFRREFEKTGALENSVMILNLADDPIIERIVAPRIAQTIAEYLAFDLDMHVLTILTDMTNYGEALRSISVAREEVPTRKGYPGYLYTDLATIYERAGKIKGKKGSVTLMPILTMPGGDITHPIPDLSGYITEGQLILDKDLYLRGVYPPINVLPSLSRLMKDGIGPGRTREDHLGASNQLYMAYAEGVKARGLVRIIGEVGLSERERNYLRFAEEFERRFVNQGVYENRPLERTLEIAWDLLSMLPEDELIRVKEEHIKKYHPKYKAA
- a CDS encoding 4Fe-4S dicluster domain-containing protein; this encodes MIAKVYKESDIATFFNKLLEEYNIIAPKKKKQLYEFNEVNDFGEVALDYSTTILPPKKYLIPQKETLLRFTKNEIVSEEPQFKKKQVIFGIHACDLNAFLLLDKVFMDKFPCPRYVKRRRNLITIALTCNNPSETCFCESMGTGPTPSKGYDLLLTKINEEYLIESGSETGEKLVKLAKGKEASPKDFEGKKKVVELTKQKFKRRIDVRNLPDLIQKNLNHELWRLLGEVDLACGQCVLSCPTCYCFDVRDELNLSLDGGTRYKEWDACFLLEFAEVALGGNFRRDRAARVRQFMGHNLGWGGASQYNVFNGELKCVGCGRCIKTCPVGIDITEVAAVIKGEKNVSQVTALKNILANIGEKNARSI